The window AATCTATTACTGTGGGTTTCTTGTTTTAAATGGGCTTATATATGTTCATCTTGCAGGATTCTTTTGAGAAAGTTGTATTTGTACAATATTGAAAGGATGGATAATGCATCCCTTGGTCAAGCCTTATCGGCGTGCCCCTCTCTCCTTGATCTGGAAATTGTTGGGCTGTAAGTTAGCTAACCCTTACCAGCCTTTCTCACACTTCTCTTCCTTCTAAGAATTTTCTCATTGCTAAGGGATATAAGACTATCTTTGGTTGGTAAAATGATTTAAACATAAACAAATGGTGAATTCCTTCTATACGATTACTTTATTTTTCCTGTGGTACAGAATTCACGCTTTTCTGAGTTATATTTTGGCATTGCTAGAGAGGAAATCTTTTCTTGGTACATTTTTGGCTTTTTGTTTAGAGTTACAACTACAATTTTTGTTACTTCAATTATTATAGTtagttcttcttttattttatacttgATATGAATATGCAGTAGATACAAAATTTCCGATTAATTAGGTGCCCATTTTCAGTTTATAGCTACCTTTTGTTACTTATTAAGTATTTAATATGTATCATTTGCATTCTCTCTAGTCTCTTCTCATGAACTGCATTGAGCAATGATTTTTGTTCTGTTTCTGTTTTAAATGGTAGTCATGTTGAGCTGCGGCAAACATTAATGTCTGTAAGTGCGAACTGCCACTCAATCGAGCGTTTGTGTTTCGAGTCTTCTAAAACAGGTAAATGTTTTCTCTGGCATCTTTTACTGTACAAGTATCTTTATATCTCTGCTTGAGTGCTTATCTATGTGTGTAACTATCAGGTAGAGATGACAGCTTGAAAACGCAAACCTGCCTTGAGCTGGTAGACAATTGTCCTCATCTAACTTCTTTATCTCTTAGAGGGTTTAAGCTACATGATTATAAAGTCCGTGTACTGGTTAAGGTATGTTATCAATATATTCTTGATTATTGTCTCTGGTTAATCCCGGTTAAGGTTCCTGTGCTAATCTTGTTCATGAGATGATCTCTCCCTCTAACTGTGTTCAATTCTATATCCATCTTATAAAAGTAAAAACGGGGAGGattgaaaatagaataaatttgCTAATCCAGCCTGCTATATATATGATCATATATTTTGTTTGTCATATTACCATAAAACTTTTTGCATCTGAAGCCCCTTGAGTTTGAGAAAAAATCTGCTAATCTGCTCAGCTATATATGATCCTACTTTGGTTTGTCATACtgcaattgactttttttgcaccTGACCTGAAAACCCTTGAGTTTGAGTTAAAGGAAGTTGTAAGCTTATGCAGCTCATAATTCTTCATGGGTTAAATGGGTGCGATAATCCATATAAAGGCTATTAGATATTTTATAATGTACTAGTTTAAATCTATTATACTTTCAGTTTTAATGGTTCTTTTAATACATATTGCTGTGGATTGAAATGGTTGTTTGAACAAAGGTCGTACTTTGTTACAAGTATTGTGTCAATGTTTGATCTGGAGTTACCCTTTGTCATTTTGATGTTTGAATTATGACCTCTAAACTAAATGGCATCCTCGTATTTCTCACTTTTATCATAGATGGGAGGGCGGGGAACTCATATTCAATGGGTAAATAATAATTCAGTACAATACTGTCGTGCAGGGATTTCAGAAACTGAAATATGTTGACTTTTCAACGTCCTACTCAATCACTGGAAGCTTCTTGAGGTCAGTTACTAGCAAGAAACAATAAATTGTCACATTCTGTCTATCTGTTGAGATCATCCCTTcatacaacttttttttttttgggcctATTATTTTCATTCTAACAAATGTTATTTTTCAGAAGCCTTGGAAGCTGCATGGGTGGGAATTTGCTTGAGGTCTTAATTTTAAGGGATTGTATGCATTTGAAAGAGGTGAGAGTGATACTATGTCTGCAAGTTACGATTCCTTGCTTGTTTTGTTTTTAAAGCATTCCCTCTGTAATGCTAATGCTTTCATGTGCAGGTGGAAGTTGCTAGGTTTCTGACAGCAATTCTTGCAGGAGATTTCAAATTTCTACTACGTCTTGTGAGTACATAGAAAGATGTTGTGTtaaaaagaataattaatttCTAGTTGACTTTCAAATTTGGTTTGAGTTCTTACTATTTGCCTTTAAACAGGATATATCAAACAAGGAGGGCTTAGCATCCGAGGGTGACTGGTATCACAGGTGCTTCAACTCTAGGTAATGATTAAATTGGCAGTTTAGATGTCTCAAGTATCAACTTTCAGAACACCCATGCTTTGATTGTATATCTATTTACAAATTTGGGGCTTTATGGTGCAGTATTATGCCCGTAAAGCAGGTTTTGGAAGCAAGGCCTGATATAAATTTGGTGGCCGAATATCCAGCTGAAGGAAGGTCAGATATTACATCAATTGATTAATTTTGTGCATGTCTTTCGGTTTTTGATGAAGGGCTTTTTCCTTCCTTTTAAGTTCTAAAGTTTGACAATATGTGTTTCTGGAATGTTGCAGTTACAATGATTCATTTGATACTGATATGAACAGTGAGATAAGTCTGCCATCACAACTGAGCTCCCATAATTCAGATAGGTCAATTTTTCTGAGTACATCTGAAAGCAGCTACAATAGTGATCAGGGCAGCGGGAATGAAGATGGCCAAGATGCCAGCTATGTGATTTATGAGGAAAGTTCAGATGAGATAGACTTCTTGTCCTTGTAGGGAATGGTCATCCATGTGGTATTAATAAAAAAGGACAAACAATTTGTGGTTTtggtactctctctctctctctctctctctctctctctctctctctctctctctctctccattgtGTTTGCATGTGTGTGCGGTAATGTACATTTCTCTCGAGGTTAAATGCTGTTACAcgttgcttgtttatttgtttgtaaAAGTATACGTTGACCTGCATTAGATTTATGTTATTTGACACTTGGTATTACTATAATATGCTCCCTCCTTCTCAAATTATAtgtctctttttatctttattgttATTGCGAAttaagtatattttttaatttcaaaaagtcataaattaaaatttactcaTTATACCATCTACtattaaaaagaaagagaaagttaGAAGAATAAAGAATTATTGAAGAGAGAAAATAATATTAGGTATACTTTCgtctttcttttgtttgtttatattttcaatttaaactaatgATTGTCTTGATAACTTTGCACAACTGAAAAAAGACATTTAATTTGAGGAGGGAGTACAAAATGTGATACTGATCTCCACTATTCAAAGGGAATGTTAAGTTTAGGCatcacaaattaagggagaatatgATCCAACTTCAAGATATCTATCCAAGTGCAATTTACCCTAAATCAGTAGTTGATTGGCTTTTCTTGGTAACACATTAACTAGTTTGGAAGGCTTGTCATAAAACAGATATTAAGATATTATGGTTAATGTCATTGCTGACATGTTGTAAATGGATGTCTTTGCATACCCCATGTTGGAAACTAGAGATATTTCCTTGTGCTACCTTTATTTTGTCAAATGAGTAGTTGGTATAACTAGATGCCTCAAAAAGTCCGTCAGTGGTATTGCAATCTGTTTTCCTTAATATGTGACATGCATTATTCACCTCTTGCATTTCCTAATACTTGCTGTTCATGATTTCTGATTTAAATATAAACTAGGGGAGCAGCAGATAAGGCGGATATGGCAGAATACCAGATAGTGAACAATGGACAGTGATATTTTCTTCAACTTCCATTTTGACCTTGTATTGATTGAAGTCTATTCCTGTGGAATGTTCAACCTGGAAGAAGATTGGAGGTTGGTATCGATTTATCAGCTTTATTGTGGGCCTTTATCTCCTTTTTCGGAGTTGGTTCCCCATTCTCTCCCCCCCTAAATGGAATTTGCTCCATTCCATATCTAtggttttatttttcattttttccccctgaagaaaaagaagcattctaaatttttaaaatattttctaccaTATGTATTTTGTGGCTTTCCATACTGTGTCTACTTGCCAACACTGCAACTACAACCAGTGTGCCTGTAAACTACATATAATGACATCCCATACTCAAATCTTGCAAATAAGTAACAGTTTATCTAAGACAGACAATAATCATATGTATGTGCTATACTATTGCCATCTCCAAATGGCCGAACAGGATTAGAAAAATCTTTGATCCCGGCATGTAGGATGTAGTAATGTCTGTTATAACGCAATCCTGAATTAACAATTAAGTGTATGAGGTGCTTAAAACGTATTTCAACCAGATTATAACCCATATTGTACGTGGAGATGGGGTCTGATATTAAAATTGTAATACCATTAACAGTTTTGAGAATTTATAATCCTGCTATTGTTATGATCAGCTGCGTGATACTTAGTTATGGTAAACGAATTATATGATATTGGTGATTAATTTTTTGCGAGCAATGATATACTCTCCCACCTGTGTCTTGACTAAGGTTGCAGAACAAAAATTGAGAGATGATTTGATTATctcaaataacaaagaaaaatgatCTTGTTAACgtgtgttttaacttttaagggCGCTTGTAAAGGATATTTTATAAGTAGAAAGATATCATAGAAAAtcgtcatttttttattttttatttaatactaattttttttttttttttgttgttctcTGAATGTTTTAGAACACTTTTTTCTTCTAgataaatccaaaaaaaaaaaagaagaaaaatacttCTTTCGTTTAAAAATAGCTAATTATTTCTAATGCCAAGgtatgttaattttattttaaaaaattcttaatGTTAATTTTGAATGTACTTACTTATCATTTATATAACGGTACTTTTGTCTATTATATATAATCTTCAAGTGgtttgttaaaatttatttattaatttttgtaatgTGCGGTTTCAATTTATCCTGTCTCATTTCATTAagctataattaatatatttaattagtgAAATAAATAAGAGGATAAATTAAACATTAATTGATGCATTATAGATATTTACCAATGACAAACTCTAACCCATTTTTTCCTTTTTGCTAGAAAGAAAATGAACGGAAGGTGATTAGTTTGTCAAATTAGATTTTGGTTTTAAATGGagaaaataataagaatatgtttggttaatatatttttaaaatatatatttaatttaaaataaaaatataatttatttaataatttagttgaattatcaaaataatttttttcagagCACACTTAAatctaattttaaaagatttatttgaTTACAAAAATTTAAgccaaataaaataaagaataaatgtaAAAGAATTTAAAAGGTAAAGATACTATtactttaataaattttattgtttaaacaaataaaagaagaaaattaacATTGAGAATTAAAAGGTAAATATCtagccaaaacaaaaaaaatccaaacgtAATTTGTGTGGATTAAGTTATagtagaaaaggaaagaaaatagtgTCCTTTTATGTGAAAATGTTTTTTAacaatctatttataatatataaaaagagaaattaaagttaTTTTATAATGAACTAAGACCTCTAGATTTTCTGTAAGTTTAagtttattttctcttctttctctaataTTCTCATCATAACCTTTGCCTTTGGAGGTTAAAATGTCACACTATTTTTTTCATTGTTATACTTTatgctttagttttctctttttttttaaaaaaaaaattaagagacttATTAAGACTTTTTAAATtaagtattaaaaattttaaaatcatccttactATTTGAATCATTtctctacttttttttatttatctatattttttaattaaaaatagtttatattataagtttataacgaATTTGAGTTGATTAAATGTTTATCTTATGTTTTTCATTTTACatgtcttttaaaaaaatttcaagtgaTATAGATTAAATACTATATGGAATACacaaaaaatatagattaatagTATAGaggtagaaaaaaatttttcatagCGTAAATAAAGTTTGGTAACTTACAATACTAACAATAGTATTGGATGAAATTAACTGATGTACGCTATAATATTGGTTCCCTAGTATTACTCTTGTAAAAAATATACGAATTGGGAtggatattaattaattaatataatcaaaattataatattaaaaaaattggttgGTGTATAATTTCGTTTTTAGCGAATTAAGTGGATAGGATTACATTTTTTTAGACGAGAATCGTAGCTTTTATAACTTAATTTTTGTTGCTTTGGCATGTTTTCTTTTAAAatgtaattatatttatttttaatttggaatttattttagtgacaaataaaatagaaattgtaAACGGATTGAATTAACATAAGTACATTGTAATTAACAAACATGAAATTTATAATAAATgtgtgtaaaattatatattattattttaaattaaaattataaaatacataatatatgtattattataaataattataataagtaATATATATAACCTATGAAGCATGGACACTTCGCTAAATTGCTATGTCTGCATGTTAGATACATTTCAGACACGACATTCATCGACACTCGTCTAACACGCATGTCTACTGTATCCAACCGCgtcttaacaaaaaataaaattttttttcaaacacaCTTTGATACACTTAAATACTTTTACATGTCAGTGTGTCCagccttattcttaacatgtattattGAAATgggtttagaaataatatatattattatttattaaaataaaaaatattttaaattctttatataattaaaaaagacgttaaaaatagttaaaaaattatttcatattttaatataataaaatatcaaaatatcattgtaatttatctaaaaaatattttatattttatatatataccgtgtccccgtgtcttataagattttaaaattcatgtGTCTACATACAGAGGATATATCTAGTGAGAATGGATTGTTTATATGAGAATGTGAGAATGCAATTATTATCGTTGGATTAAATTTAATGGCCAAGATTAAATTTgctttaaaaagtaaaattaaaattactactccctctctttctttctcattCTCTAACCAAAAGTAGAGTTCCCTCTCACGTCCTTTCCTTTTCTCCTCTTGCGTTTGGGTATCAAAAATCAAATCCCTAGCTAATTTTTGAACATCTCTTTGTGCTGCGATATTCCCTTCACTTGTCATCACTCCTCCTTCTGCTCGTCACTGTCGTCGTTGCCACAACTCCTCTCTACATTTTCGTCACTGTCGTAGTTTATTGGAAGCATGCtctaaatttaaaagtaaaagcAGGTTGATTTCACATGCATGGACTCAATTGTTTAAATGTATGCATATAACTGATAGATCTATAGAAAAACTACAACTTGTCATAAATGGAGGTTTAGAAATTGAGTCACAACTAACTAAAATGAAAGGTGATATCCTCCTAAACAAAAAAGATGAGTtagagttttttaaaaaataatccaaAATTCTTATATTATCCTTGTCATCTCCATTGTCATTTTCATCACACTCTCTTCTTTCTCCAACGGTCCATTTCACTATCTCTATTATTATattcattattgttgttgttcccACATATTCTCGAGTTCTTCAAATTAGAGGAAGAGGTGGAGGATGATCCCATGTTGTTCCCACCTAAGTTCAACTAACAAAGAATTTTTGCTTCActcgattttttatttttggcagCAGCGACACTTGATCTCGAAAAGAAGTTCCTTTTGGCCTCACTTAAAATGTTCGttgacaaatttttatttttctagcataATCTTTTAAAATTCCTAAAATCCTAACCACCTCCCAACGAATAATATGTTAGCTCAACACTACATTCATGATTTAATTTGTATAGTTTATGTTGTaaaaacataaagcatataatTTGTGCTTTTTTTTATCTGTTAGTTATAACCTGGTCAGTTACACCTATGAATCGAAatctgaataaaataaataacacgtGACCTATTTTAGTTAGAGAAAATCTGAATTATAACGGACTTTTTAGTATAAGCTCAAATAACGTTTAGAAGCGGTTACCACAAAATCAGACTAACATCCCCAACAACTTCACAATACTAGGTCAATGGAGTAACCGCCTATAGCATAACAactttataaaaagaaaaaacccTAAAGGGAGAAAGTACGCTATTCACTCTGAATAATATTATACTCATTTTTTATTCTTACTAACTTGAGCATCAGAGTGCTTTTACAAGTGCCCGCCGCTGCTGTTCCTCTTGAAGTCGACGTATAGCTTATCCTACCTAGGGGAGGACGAGTTTAACCTTGGAACGGAGGAGTTATACCTCCTTCAAGGCTTACCACGCAGGAAAATTTGACATCCACCATGGGGCCGAGTTTTATTTAACCCCACCACCACCTCTTTTACTTGCCTTTCCCTCTCTTTTGCAAGTCTTCAGACAATGGCGAAAGAGCAGAATATTCCCCTCCTCCTACTCAAGCCGAGTTACTGGCTATAAATGATTCATTACGGGCCGAGGTCCAGAGAGTGATTGAACTACTGAATCAAAAGCAGAATGACCGAAGTGAGTAGGAGAACCAGAAGAATGCTGAAAACAGTGACAATGGTGATCATCACACCTCAGAAGTAACTGGTAGTGGTCATCCCAccaaaaacagcaaaaaggacaaCCCCTATCTCAAAAGAACTCATCAACTTTCAGATGCGTAAGAAATTCACTTTGCCGACAACCCTAAAACCCTATAAGGGGATCGACGACCACAACATACACGTTACAAAGTTCCATTCTATGATGCTTTTAAATGGTGCATTTGACCTTATACTCTGTTGTTCTTTTCCTACCTTTTTGGATGGTGCTGCCTTGATCTGTTTTTCTAGTTTACATGCAGTTTTTATATCAAACTTTGATGAGTTCGCCGATCTATTTGTCAATAACTTTGCAGCTCCAAAGATTTATGTACATGACTCAGACTATTTCAACACCTAGCCAATTTTATCACAAAATTGACATTTTATAATTCCACTCCTGCCTACCCAACATAGACACTATACATTGACAAAGCTTCAAACACACAAGGTTCTGGAGTGGGGTATTACTTGAAGATAACAAAGGAATAGTCATAGAACAGTACTTACAATTCAGCTTTCACGCTAGCAATATCCGAGCAAAATATAAGGCACTTATAACTGGTCTTAGATTAGCTCAGAACCTTGGAATAACACATATAAACGCAAATGTGATTCAGTCTTGGT is drawn from Arachis hypogaea cultivar Tifrunner chromosome 12, arahy.Tifrunner.gnm2.J5K5, whole genome shotgun sequence and contains these coding sequences:
- the LOC112726888 gene encoding F-box protein SKIP17 — translated: MAMDTFPCSSKRPCPSSSQEQNNARVVQGLDHVEQVLHKFLCLDDDDSTSSSSPSPSSPCSSISLDLSLEKLLESSASDADRTVLIDRALRMGSMLLDAAKHSSRKRASKHNSLAWPLPPDLTIKVFSMLETQSLCHASATCSLFNKCAKDPLCYANLDLTSRVPKINNSVVSTMIQRAGNALRSLKLGVIPCATPSPGSCQPLVYTNRNSIVEVSNFSWNDKRSRQGRESSILTRSCLSPLSRDGGAPGILLRKLYLYNIERMDNASLGQALSACPSLLDLEIVGLHVELRQTLMSVSANCHSIERLCFESSKTGRDDSLKTQTCLELVDNCPHLTSLSLRGFKLHDYKVRVLVKGFQKLKYVDFSTSYSITGSFLRSLGSCMGGNLLEVLILRDCMHLKEVEVARFLTAILAGDFKFLLRLDISNKEGLASEGDWYHRCFNSSIMPVKQVLEARPDINLVAEYPAEGSYNDSFDTDMNSEISLPSQLSSHNSDRSIFLSTSESSYNSDQGSGNEDGQDASYVIYEESSDEIDFLSL